The genomic stretch AACACCCGCTCCTAAAAATGAAGCATATTCCTTTACGTTCTTATTTTTAGTAGCCAAGTTTGTTAATTCTTTTATTAATTCAGATTCTGATGCCGCTTTTTTTATATTATATTCCCCTTGGAAACGAACGCTTTCTGGAATATCTGAAAATAGCTCATCCACTGAAGACACGCCAATTGCCTTTAACATTTGCTGCTGATCTTCTGATGTCATTGGTAAATAACGATGTACCATTCTTTTGTCCCCTCTCTTTAATTACCCAACATTATTTTGAACGCTTATAAAAAGGTGTCTTCACGACTTTTGCTTTTAAACGTCTTTTTCGCACTTGCACATATACTTCTGTACCTAGCTCAGCATATTTAGCATCAATAAGTGCAAGACCAATGTTTTTATTTAAAGTTGGCGATTGTGTGCCTGTTGTAACAAAGCCAATCTCTTCTTCCTCACTAAACACTTCATATCCGTGTCGTGGAATTCCTTTATCAATCATTTCAATCCCAACAAGCTTGCGGCTCGGGCCTTCTTCACGCTGACCCTTTAATACTTCTTTGCCGATAAAATCCTCTTTATCCGTTTTCACAGCAAATCCGATACGTGCTTCAATCGGCGTAATATCTTTTGAAAGCTCTTGGCCATATAAAGCTAACGTTGCTTCAAAACGCAGCGTATCTCGCGCTCCCAAACCACATGGAACGACCTCTTTATTTTTTAAAAGTTCATTCCAAAGCGTTACTACATCTGATGCAGAACAATACAGTTCAAAACCATCCTCGCCTGTATAACCTGTACGTGAAACAAGCACTCTCACACCAGCTACTTCTACATTATCTTTAAATGTAAATGGCTTTAGGTCAGATAATGATTCAGCTGTTAATCTCTGCAAAACATCTTGTGCAGCTGGACCTTGCAAAGCTAGTAAAGCAAATTCACTTGAACGATTTACAAGTTCGATATCCTGTGACTTATGTTGTTGTAACCATTCAAAGTCTTTTTCAATATTTGCTGCGTTTACAACCAGCAGGTAGTCACCTTCCCCTTTTTGATAAACAAGGAGATCATCCACTGTGCCTCCATCTTCATAGCACATCGCAGTATATAGTGCTTTACCTGGACGTAATGCTGAAATATCATTCGTCATAACTTTTTGTAAAAATTCCAAGCTATTTGTACCTTTCACATCGAACTCTCCCATGTGAGAAACATCGAACAAGCCAGCTTTTGTACGAACCGCATGATGTTCTTCTTTAATGGATGAGAATTGAACTGGAAGAGCCCAACCTCCAAAATCAATAATCTTTCCACCGTATTGTTGATAGACATCGTAAAGTGGTGTTTTGTTTAGCTCAGTCATTTAACATCCTCCTCATATAAGGCCATTTGCTTTGGTTTTGGGGAATCATTGTATCTTTTTACACATAAAAAAGGACAGAGAACTCCCTGCTATATAGCAGGAAGTCTCTGTCCTTTTCACCTGAAAGTTTACCCGTTAAATAGGTTTGCCTCGTGGGTGGTCTATTCGAAATAGACGCTCTCCAGAGTTGCGTCCAACAAGAGTCTTTTTGCCTGAGAGATTCACATGTTGTTTGCTCCTTCGGCGCTACTTTAAAGCAGTCTCTCCCCTTGTCATCATTCGCCTCTATAAAGTTTGTAATTTTGGGCATACTACTAAGAAACTATTACTTACACATATCAATAACACAATAGTTTTTTTAGTGATAATCTATTTTCTATTTAAAATTTTCTAAAATATATTTTTATCCTACATGATTCTGTTCAGCAGTTCAATAAAAACTTTCAGAAAGGAGCAAAACTAACGATGAACATTAGTATGAAGCAAGATGAAGCATGGGAATCTACTTTTTTAAATAAACTTGAACAAGATGGACCTTGGTCTGATTGGGAAATGTATAAATTAGCATATGAAATTGAGGAGCAAACGTTAATTACTGAATTCGAAGGTCTACAAGCACCTCGTCATTTAACAGATCTAACGCCACATCCACACCAGTTAGAAGTAGCTAAAAAAGTGGTAGAAGAGATGAATGGAAAAGCAATTCTAGCCGATGAAGTGGGGCTTGGAAAGACAATTGAAGCAGGGCTTATCCTAAAAGAATATATGATTCGTGGTCTTGTAAAAAAAGCCCTTATTCTTGTACCGGCATCTCTTGTATCTCAATGGGCAATGGAACTTAATCATAAATTTTTCATCCCTGCTGTCCCCCAAAAGAAGACGTACGTGTGGGAGCAATGCGACGTAGTGGTATCATCCATTGATACAGCCAAACGCTCTCCTCATCGTGAAATTGTGTTAGAACAAGATTATGACCTTATCATCATTGACGAAGCTCATAAACTAAAAAATAACAAAACAAAAAACTATGAGTTTGTTCAAAGCTTAAAGAAAAAGTTTTGCTTATTATTAACAGCAACACCAATTCAAAATCGTGTAGAAGAGATTTTTAATTTAGTTTCGTTATTAAAGCCAGGGCATCTAGGAAACAAAGATTATTTTGCTGATTTATTTTCTGCTAAGAAGCGTTCGGTTCAAAATGATGAGCATTTAAAGGAGCTCGTTAACAAAGTGATGATTCGAAATCGCAGGCAAGACACAGGTATTGAATGGACAAAGCGCATTGTTCAAACTGTTCCTGTTGAGTTTTCATCTGAAGAACGAGAATTATATGATCAAATCACCTCATTTAAGCAGCATGCCCATCTACCCAGCAGTTCCTTTGCCATTTTAACATTGCAACGCGAAGCTTGTAGCAGTCGTGAAGCCGTATTTATGACGTTAAAAAGCATGCTTGAACGCCA from Bacillus sp. 1780r2a1 encodes the following:
- the gcvT gene encoding glycine cleavage system aminomethyltransferase GcvT; the encoded protein is MTELNKTPLYDVYQQYGGKIIDFGGWALPVQFSSIKEEHHAVRTKAGLFDVSHMGEFDVKGTNSLEFLQKVMTNDISALRPGKALYTAMCYEDGGTVDDLLVYQKGEGDYLLVVNAANIEKDFEWLQQHKSQDIELVNRSSEFALLALQGPAAQDVLQRLTAESLSDLKPFTFKDNVEVAGVRVLVSRTGYTGEDGFELYCSASDVVTLWNELLKNKEVVPCGLGARDTLRFEATLALYGQELSKDITPIEARIGFAVKTDKEDFIGKEVLKGQREEGPSRKLVGIEMIDKGIPRHGYEVFSEEEEIGFVTTGTQSPTLNKNIGLALIDAKYAELGTEVYVQVRKRRLKAKVVKTPFYKRSK
- a CDS encoding SNF2-related protein, encoding MNISMKQDEAWESTFLNKLEQDGPWSDWEMYKLAYEIEEQTLITEFEGLQAPRHLTDLTPHPHQLEVAKKVVEEMNGKAILADEVGLGKTIEAGLILKEYMIRGLVKKALILVPASLVSQWAMELNHKFFIPAVPQKKTYVWEQCDVVVSSIDTAKRSPHREIVLEQDYDLIIIDEAHKLKNNKTKNYEFVQSLKKKFCLLLTATPIQNRVEEIFNLVSLLKPGHLGNKDYFADLFSAKKRSVQNDEHLKELVNKVMIRNRRQDTGIEWTKRIVQTVPVEFSSEERELYDQITSFKQHAHLPSSSFAILTLQREACSSREAVFMTLKSMLERQEDENSEKATQMLKPLLEKVQTVPQNAKAEKVIELIQQINDKVIIFTEYRATQLYLQWYLKQHGITSVPFRGGFKRGKKDWMKQLFESHAQVFIATEAGGEGINLQFCHHIINYDLPWNPMRLEQRIGRVHRLGQQHDVHIYNLAIENTVEEHILKLLYEKINLFERVVGELDEILTKLEIDNIEDHIQDILLHSRSEGEMKIKMNNLTSIIEYHEDEEGEQHAAN